A single region of the Micropterus dolomieu isolate WLL.071019.BEF.003 ecotype Adirondacks linkage group LG02, ASM2129224v1, whole genome shotgun sequence genome encodes:
- the carhsp1 gene encoding calcium-regulated heat-stable protein 1, whose product MSSQDAPIQGSPPVTPPPASAGSPRSPLSPDSLQPPACRHRDRSPSPMRGYLIPSPLPTRRNRTCSATARASQGPVFTGVCKCFSRSKGHGFITPSDGGKDIFVHISDIEGEYVPVEGDEVSYKVCSIPPKYEKVQAVEVTITHLKPGTKHETWAGHIISS is encoded by the exons ATGTCCTCTCAGGACGCGCCCATTCAGGGGTCACCACCAGTGACCCCCCCACCGGCCTCCGCAGGATCCCCACGTTCTCCACTGTCACCAG ATTCGCTGCAGCCTCCAGCCTGCAGACACAGAGACCGCTCGCCTTCCCCCATGAGAGGCTACCTCATCCCCAGCCCTCTGCCCACACGCAGAAACAGGACCTGCTCAGC GACGGCTCGTGCATCACAGGGTCCGGTGTTCACtggtgtgtgtaaatgtttttcccGCTCCAAAGGCCATGGCTTCATCACACCATCCGACGGGGGCAAAGACATTTTTGTCCATATCTcaga CATCGAGGGCGAGTATGTGCCAGTGGAAGGCGACGAGGTGAGCTACAAAGTGTGCTCCATCCCTCCCAAATATGAGAAGGTCCAGGCGGTGGAGGTGACCATAACCCATCTCAAACCGGGAACTAAACATGAGACCTGGGCTGGACACATCATCAGCAGCTGA